The genomic segment TGCTACGTTTTCTTCGTTGATGTAAGGGTTGTTCATTATTTACTCTCCAATTTTATTAGTTTTTCTGCTATCAAAAGACCGCCGATGCCAGCTGCTGTAAAAGCTGCTGCATTTAGATATTTTTTTTGTGCTATTAAATTTGAAGCATGAATACCAACAGCGCCTACAAAACCACCTGTTACAGCGTATTTTGCTATCTTTTTAGCAACATCTTTTTTAGTTGCTCTATTATTTAGATAGTCGCTAAAGCCAAGTGCAGCTGCACCCATGCCAGCGATTAAAGCACCGCTGATGAAGTGATCAAATGGAAGTCTTGTGTTTGAAAGTGTAAAAAGACTATTTTCTTGCATTCTCTATCCTTAAGCTATATCGTTTGGTGTGATAGCTTTTGGAGCAGCTGGCTTTTTAGCGCGTGGTTTTCTTGTTTTCTTTACCACTTTTTCAGCCTCTTTTTCTACTTTTTTAGCACCACGTTTTGCTTTTTTTTCTTCTTTTACTATAAAGTCTTTTGCATCTTTTGCAACACTTTTACCTTTTTTGTAAAGATCTTTTGCAGCCTCTTTGCCTTTATCAAAGCCATCTTGGGCGTACTCTTTGATCTTATCTCTTTTATTCCAAGCAGCTATTGCTAAACCGCCTACTGCTAAACCTGCTAAAAATGGTAATGCCATTTTAAATCCTTTCTTTGTTTGATTTTGTAAATTATTCATTTTCTTCATCCTTATTAAAATTTTTGCTAACTACTGAAATGCCTAATGCTCCAAGCGCAAGTCCGCTAAAAAACGAGAAATTTGGATTGTTGGTTATTTTTGCTAACTCGCTTTTATCAGCTTTGCCACTCGCGATATTTTGCAAGCTTTTAGTTATCTCATTAAAGTCGTTTTGATAGTTTTCTAAAATATTTGTTATGCCATTTTGCTCAAAATTTTGTGAAATTTCATTTAAATTTAGCTCATTTTTTATTTCACAGCCACTATAAATTTCTTTTAAACGTTGCTTTAAAGAGGTGATATATTCGTTATTTGAAGTAGCCCAAAGTCTAAAAAATAGATCTTTTAGCTCTTCATCATCTAAGCTTTCACAAAATTTTTCATACATTTTATTTAGCTCTAGCTCGTAGTTTAAAGCTTGTATTAGCGCATCTTCTTTATTTTTTGCTGGCAAAAATATAGCTTCATTTTCGCAAGCAAGCTCATAATCATGTGTGCTCGCAAATTTTTCTATCAAGATGATTGCATTTTTTCTGATATTTGCGATCTCGTTAAAGACATCACCAAATGAAGCTAAATTTTCATATAAGCTAAGCGCGTTTTTTTCGCTGGTATATGATGCGTTTAAAAGTTCATTAAGCATATTTCACTTCTTTTGCAACTTCATTTACTCTAGTTGAAATCTCTTCTAAATTTTGCCCTTTTAAAAGATCTTCCCAAAGGTTTTTTGGAAAAATTTCATGATCGTATTCGATCGTTACAGAGCCGATTAGCTTGTTAAATTTTACATTTTTTATACCATTTATCTGAGCTATCACATCATCTAGGCTAGCTAAATTTACGCTGTTACTTAGCTCTTTTATCTTTGGACTAACTCTTACTCTTAGTCTACCGTTTGTGTGAGCTATCATTGAAAAATAGCTTGCAACTTGTGCTAAAGTTTGTGTTTTTATATCCATTTTCATCCTTTTTTTAATTGCGTATTATCTATTTCACAGCTTAAATAAACCTGAAATTTTTTTGTTTTTCATTATCAAAAACTAAAATGAAATGATAAAATTTAATTTCCATTTTTCTCTTGGCAATCACTGCAAATGCCATAAAGTATCATTGTATGCGACTGTTCACTAAAATTTTTTTCTTTGCAAATTTGCTCTTGCCTTTGCTCTATCATCTCATCTTCAAAATCAACTATCTTTTCACAAATTTCGCATATCAAATGATCGTGCGAGGATTTTAAATTTAGTTCAAATTTCTTTACTCCATTTTCTTCAAAACAGTTTGCAAGATGATGCATTTCGAGAAAATTTAAAAACGAGTAAATTGATGTCATTGAAATTTCATTCTTGTGGATTTTGTAAATTTCTGAAGAAATTTCTTGAGCACTTAGATGAGAGTTACTAATGAAAAGTACATGCAAAATTTGTTCTTTTAACTCTGAGCTTTTTTGCCCAAAGGCTTCTAAAAACTCTTTAAAATGCTTATAAAATAGTTCAAAATTATCCACAAAAACCTAACTAAAATGATAATTAATATAAGGATTTTACAACTTTACTTATAAAAAAAGCATAAAATTTCTTACGAATTTCAAGTAAAGTATTTTATAAGATTGTTTTGGTATAGTGTCGCATTTTTTAAATCAAAATTAAGGAATAAAATGACTTACGACGAGCTTGAATTAGACGCCGTTTTGTTAGAGGTTTTAGAAAATAGAGGCAGTTTTGATTCTATGGACGATGAGGAGCTTTACGAGCTTATCGAACAAGTTGCACAATATACAGATGGCGATTACGAAGAAGCGTTTGAGTATATGACTCAATTTTCTCCAATCCCTAAAAAACGCTTCGTTTCACTATTTATGGTTTAGCAAAAAGCTAAGCCATAACTTCTATAAAATTAATCAAAAAAGTAAAAATAAAAAGAGCTCTTGACCCACTTAATGAGTCAAGGAATTTGAGCTATAAGAAGTATTTTGAGATTATTTCTTTAAATTTTAGTGTGTATTTACTAGCTTTTGGACTATTGTTGTAGATATTCTCAAAATCATACATTCGCTCATAGTAATCATTT from the Campylobacter concisus genome contains:
- a CDS encoding ferritin-like domain-containing protein is translated as MLNELLNASYTSEKNALSLYENLASFGDVFNEIANIRKNAIILIEKFASTHDYELACENEAIFLPAKNKEDALIQALNYELELNKMYEKFCESLDDEELKDLFFRLWATSNNEYITSLKQRLKEIYSGCEIKNELNLNEISQNFEQNGITNILENYQNDFNEITKSLQNIASGKADKSELAKITNNPNFSFFSGLALGALGISVVSKNFNKDEENE
- a CDS encoding Fur family transcriptional regulator, encoding MDNFELFYKHFKEFLEAFGQKSSELKEQILHVLFISNSHLSAQEISSEIYKIHKNEISMTSIYSFLNFLEMHHLANCFEENGVKKFELNLKSSHDHLICEICEKIVDFEDEMIEQRQEQICKEKNFSEQSHTMILYGICSDCQEKNGN
- a CDS encoding HMA2 domain-containing protein → MDIKTQTLAQVASYFSMIAHTNGRLRVRVSPKIKELSNSVNLASLDDVIAQINGIKNVKFNKLIGSVTIEYDHEIFPKNLWEDLLKGQNLEEISTRVNEVAKEVKYA